TTCTAGTATCTCGCATCCACGAGCATGGGAGCTGGACGATGACGGAGATAAATATTGGGTTGATCCTCATGTAAGAACAGGAGTATGTGGTTATAACACCTTAGGTGAATATGCGGATGGAGTTTATGGCGTAACGGTAACCGATGATAAGGGTTGTATCGCTTGGGATACCTTAACGATAAGGAGACCAGATTCGGTTAGAGCTTACTTCGATTGGCTACCCGATCCAGAGGATCCATTATCGGATGGTTATTATGAAGGTCCGCTGTTTGTACAGTTTGTAGATCAGAGTTATAACACAAGGTACGAGGAGAACATTTGGGAATACTGGAGTGCTGTAGAAGATGTAGACTCTGACGATATGATCCGAACAGAGGTTGGAGAAGCAGAAGGCGATAGTATGCCATACTTCACATTCGAGAATCTGATGCCAATTACCTTCTATGCGAAGTTAACTGTAACAAGAGATGGCTACTGTCCAATTTCGGATAGTGTATCCTTTAACGTAAGAACGGTATCTTGCCTATACATCCCAGATGTGTTTACTCCGAATAATGATGGCGTAAACGACTATTTTGAAATGATTAGACATTGTAACTTAGAAACGTTTGTTGGCGATATCTACAACAGATGGGGTGAGAAGTTATATCACTGGGAGAACCCAGAGGCAGCATGGGACGGACGTACAATATCAGGCGAGGAAGTACCAGATGGAGTTTACTTCTATGTAATCTCAGCAAGAGGCTTCGATGGAGTTAATCGTGCAGACATGGACGATGAAAGTGTAGAGACAGTAGCTGGTAGTGTAACTATTATTAGGTAGAATATTTATTCAACAAAAAAGCCCATTCGACTCTCTGTTCAGCCCATAGCTTTATTATTTTTTCCATCTGTCCATCGTATTCCAGAATTGGTAATATTTTACTTTTTTCAATATGTATTATTTTTTCAGCGGGCTGAAATAAAGAATGTAACAACGGTACGGAAAGTAGTAATGTGCATAGGATGAACGCTATTCCTATGGTTTTTAAAATTGATTTATTTATCGGTACGTCTTCATGTTTCATATTAGGTTTACGGTGGATGTCTGTTTTAAGAACAAAAAATCGATAGATAACCTAATTTAGTGTGTCAACAGCATTTCGTATGCCATATGGAGCATGAATAGATTAAAGATTTATGTCTATAAAGACAGATTTCAATCGTCCATCTAGTTATAAGCATTATTGATCTTCCCATAGGAGGTTGATAGTCAAATATTATTTTTGAATACAGAGTTCAACTTTGAGTTTTGTAATTTTGTTGGATTAGCCTAGTCATTTGAATAAGAAAACATTTATCAGTCTATTTTCTGCTGTTGTTATTGTAAACTTCGCAGGGCTGCTTTGCAATATCTTTAGTGCAGATTCATCCATGTACGCCATGATTTCTAAGTCACTGGTGACATCTGGGAATTATTGGGATTTATTTGTTTACGAAAAAGACTGGTTGGATAAACCACACTTCCCTTTTTGGGTTTGTGCCTTG
The sequence above is a segment of the Flavobacteriales bacterium genome. Coding sequences within it:
- a CDS encoding gliding motility-associated C-terminal domain-containing protein, whose product is SSISHPRAWELDDDGDKYWVDPHVRTGVCGYNTLGEYADGVYGVTVTDDKGCIAWDTLTIRRPDSVRAYFDWLPDPEDPLSDGYYEGPLFVQFVDQSYNTRYEENIWEYWSAVEDVDSDDMIRTEVGEAEGDSMPYFTFENLMPITFYAKLTVTRDGYCPISDSVSFNVRTVSCLYIPDVFTPNNDGVNDYFEMIRHCNLETFVGDIYNRWGEKLYHWENPEAAWDGRTISGEEVPDGVYFYVISARGFDGVNRADMDDESVETVAGSVTIIR